A genomic region of Chlorobaculum parvum NCIB 8327 contains the following coding sequences:
- a CDS encoding phosphatase PAP2 family protein: MGGLEQVDAWLFQLLNHTLAHPALDDLMLFLTKPKFSGHILWLTALFIVLRKGRDGFWIVLLLLLSVGIADYTASGIFKPLFQRVRPCFALEGVRLLVDQTHSWSFASSHAANSTAIAALIWIFFWKGKLIDKLFTVTMIIYAAMVAFSRIYIGVHYPGDVLGGIVIGLASAALIYTAFAWVVKNVVHRRAMLNGGVE, from the coding sequence ATGGGCGGTCTCGAACAGGTGGATGCGTGGCTTTTCCAGCTCCTGAACCATACCCTGGCTCACCCGGCGCTGGACGACCTGATGCTGTTTCTGACCAAGCCTAAGTTTTCCGGTCACATTCTCTGGCTGACGGCGCTTTTCATCGTGCTCAGGAAGGGGCGCGACGGTTTCTGGATCGTGCTCCTTCTCCTGCTTTCGGTCGGTATTGCCGACTACACCGCGTCCGGGATCTTCAAGCCTTTGTTCCAGCGCGTGCGCCCCTGCTTCGCCCTCGAAGGGGTGCGACTCCTTGTCGATCAAACCCACTCCTGGTCGTTCGCTTCATCCCACGCGGCCAACTCGACCGCTATTGCAGCGCTCATCTGGATCTTCTTCTGGAAAGGCAAGCTGATCGACAAACTCTTCACGGTGACGATGATCATTTACGCAGCGATGGTTGCCTTTTCGCGAATTTACATCGGCGTGCACTATCCGGGTGACGTGCTTGGTGGCATCGTGATCGGCCTCGCCAGCGCGGCCCTGATCTACACTGCATTTGCCTGGGTCGTCAAGAACGTGGTGCACCGGCGGGCGATGCTGAATGGAGGCGTAGAATGA